The DNA sequence ACGCCGACCTCAAAGAGCGAATGGAAGAGCATCCCGAGATCAACTGGAGTGAGGTAACACGCCAAGCCATACAGGAGAAAGTAGAGACACTTGAAGTAATGGACGAACTCACAAGTGAGAGCGAGCTTACCGAAACTGACGTTCAGGAGATCGCCGAGAAGATCAACGAATCCGGACGTAATCGCGCCGACAAGGACTTAGTGTAGACTCGAAAGATGAAGCTGGTTATCGACGCCAATGTTGTTATCTCTGCACTTATCGCCGATTCAAAGACACGTGAACTCATCGTCACACTCGAACCCGATCTCCTGACACCTGAGTTTGTCCACGACGAAGTCGAGAATTACGAAGACATGATTGCAGTGAAGTCGGGCATGGAACCGGATCGAGTAGAACAGTTCATGGATCTCCTGTTCCGGTACATCGAGACGACTCCTGCTGACGAATTCTATCAGTCGATTGAGACAGCGAAAGAAGCAATCGGAGATACCGACCCGGACGATGTGCTCTACTTAGCCTGCGCGATCGAAAGAAATGCTGCTATCTGGAGCGATGACTCTGACTTCGACAGACAGGACTTAGTCGACACTTACTCGACGAGCGACGTAATCAACTCGTTTGATACAGTCTAATGCCTCTGCGTTTTAGTATTACTCACCGCCCCTCGTAGAGGCGGTCTCCTAGTTCCTGAGGCAGACCCACGTCTTCTATCCTCTCGTCGACCTCTTCTATCGGATACTCGACACGTCTCAGATCGACCTCGAACTCCTCGGTGTCGAGTACGGCGTACGCCGCCCGCGGGTCTCCGTCACGTGGCTGTCCCACGCTCCCCGGGTTGACTATGGTACCTTCGTCGAAGGTCTCTGAGTGCTGTACGTGTGTGTGTCCGAGTACGAGAACGTCCTCGTCCCCTATCAGTCTGGGCGAGAACTCGTGGGGTCTCGTGTACCTGTCAGGGGCGTCGGGGGCACCGTGTGCGATATGTATACTAACACCGTCGTTCTCGATGTCTTTCTCGACGGGAAGTGACTCGATGTACTCGAGGTCGTCGTCGGAGAGTCTGTCGCGTGTCCAGTCGACTGCACGTCCCGCTACTGAGTGGAAGCCGAAAGACGACCCACCGGCTACGGCGCGGTCGTGGTTGCCCTTTATCGACTCCACCCCTCTCTCCCTGAAGACGTCGATCACCTCAGTCGGGTAGGGGTTGTATCCGACTACGTCTCCTGCGTGTATCACACAGTCACAGTCGACTTCCATGTCTCGGAGCACCGATTCGAGTGCGGGAGCGTTACCGTGGACGTCGCTTATGATGCCTACTCTCATGTCTTCAAATACGTTCCCGATCCCCAAGTCTCTGTTCAATAGACGTCTTCAAATACTGCGGGTTCCTGAATCTATATTATGTTCACGGGAATAATAGAGGAGACGGGCGAGATACAACACGTCGACGAGACCGATGACGGCGTGCGTATCAGAATACGTGGCGACGAGGTTCTCGGAGACGTCGAGGAGGGCG is a window from the Candidatus Afararchaeum irisae genome containing:
- a CDS encoding PIN domain-containing protein, with the translated sequence MKLVIDANVVISALIADSKTRELIVTLEPDLLTPEFVHDEVENYEDMIAVKSGMEPDRVEQFMDLLFRYIETTPADEFYQSIETAKEAIGDTDPDDVLYLACAIERNAAIWSDDSDFDRQDLVDTYSTSDVINSFDTV
- a CDS encoding metallophosphoesterase family protein, whose translation is MRVGIISDVHGNAPALESVLRDMEVDCDCVIHAGDVVGYNPYPTEVIDVFRERGVESIKGNHDRAVAGGSSFGFHSVAGRAVDWTRDRLSDDDLEYIESLPVEKDIENDGVSIHIAHGAPDAPDRYTRPHEFSPRLIGDEDVLVLGHTHVQHSETFDEGTIVNPGSVGQPRDGDPRAAYAVLDTEEFEVDLRRVEYPIEEVDERIEDVGLPQELGDRLYEGR